DNA sequence from the Paenibacillus azoreducens genome:
TTACACTTTAGGATTGAGTTCAGGCGAGGTGGTTCTCGTCTCAGGCGGGGGCGACAGGAAATATGCGGTTGAACAGGTGACGCCGTCCGCCTGGTTTGAAGACGTCCGGATAGAGCGGATGTACTCTCGGGCGGAGAGGGAGCAGAAGCGCCGGCTTGAAGAGGAATCCAGTCATGGCTATTCGCTTATGCTCGGGATGGATCCGGAATTTGTACTTGTGAACCCGAGCAGCGGCGAAGTGATTCCCGCATCGCTTTTTCTGGACAGGGAGGGGGAAGTGGGCTGCGATGCCGTACATGGCGAGAACGGTGCGGCGGTTGCCTACCCGATCGCGGAACTGCGGCCGCGGCCAAGCGAAGATGCGCACGGGCTGTTGATCGGGCTTATGCGTACGCTCCGGATGGCGGCGGAAATGATAGACGACCGTTCGCTAATATGGCAGGCTGGCGGCATGCCAAAGGCGGGACTGCCGCTCGGAGGGCATTTGCATTTCAGCGGCATTGAGCTTACGGCAGAGCTGCTGCGTACATTGGATAACTATCTTGCTTTGCCGATAGCTATATTGGAAGCCCACGGGAGTCAGCTGCGCCGGCCGAAATACGGTTATCTCGGCGATTTCCGGAGGCAGCCGCATGGGGGATTCGAATACCGGACGCTGCCCAGTTTTCTGGTGTCGCCTCTTTTAGCCAAAGGAATCATTTACCTGTCCAGCCTGATCGTGACGAATTATCGATCGCTGATCCGCCGTCCGCTGGACGATGAAGAAAACGTACACCGAGCGTATTACCAAGGGCAAAGAGAAGTTATGCGCGAATATTGCGAACAACTGATCTCTGATATTGAATCCTTGGAGCTTTATCCGGAGACGGAAAGATACGTCGAACCGCTCTTCCGCCAAATCCGGCAGGGAGGGACCTGGAACGAACAGCGGGATATCCGTCCGTTATGGAATATTCCCTTTCAGTCAAAATGATGATATTCTTGGATTTCTGCTATAATAGATAAGCAAAGTTCGAGTTTTGGAGGTAAGTCATGGCAAAATACACGCCAATGATTGAACAATATTTGGCAGTTAAGGAACAAGCAAAGGATGCTTTTCTTTTTTTTCGCTTAGGCGATTTTTATGAAATGTTTTTTGATGATGCGGTTAAAGCGTCAAGGGAGCTGGAAATAACTCTGACCGGCCGCGACGGCGGAGGGGATGAACGCATCCCGATGTGCGGAGTGCCGTATCATTCGGCTGAAGGTTACATACAGCGCTTGATCGAAAAGGGCTATAAAGTTGCCATTTGCGAGCAGATGGAAGACCCGACTGTTACGAAAGGGATGGTACGCCGCGAAATTGTCCGGGTGGTGACCCCCGGAACCATTATGGAAGGCAAATCGATTGCGGAAAAATCCAATAACTATTTGGTGTGCGTTACGGAAAGCGACCGAATGATGGCGCTTGCGGCCTGCGATATTTCAACAGGCGAGCTGTATGTCACTTCGGTACCTTCTTCCGTGGAGTGGCTCCGCGACGAAATCGGCATCTACGAACCGTCGGAAGTGATCGGCGACAGCAGCATGCTGGAACTGATTCAGGCGGAGCAAATTCAATGGAGCCGGCCGATCCTGTATACTCCCTGGGATAAAAAAGACGAAAATCTGGTACGGAGCCAATTCGGGGAAGCGGCTTGGGTCAGATTGGACTCGGAACGGCAGCGCTGCGTGTCTGTGCTCATTTCCTATCTGAATGAAACGCAGCGAAGATCGTTGGGGCAGCTGACGGAGTTTTCGCCGTATGAACCGGGTCACTATATGATTCTGGACCCGTTTACCCGCCGGAATCTGGAGCTTGTGGAAACCGTGCGCGACCGCTCCAAGAAAGGGTCTTTGCTGTGGCTGCTGGATCGTTCCCAGACTTCAATGGGCGCCCGGCTGCTGCGGAGATGGATCGACAAACCGCTGCTGCACCGCAAAGCGATTGAAGAACGCCTGGAGGCCGTGGATCATCTCTATAATCAATTTATATTGCGTGAGGATCTTAAAGCCCTGTTGAACGAGATTTATGATTTGGAACGGCTTGTAGCCCGGATTGCGTTTGGCAATGCGAATGGGAGGGATTTGAATGCGCTCAAGGTATCGCTTCAGCAGATTCCTGCGCTTAAGGAGCTGTGCGTAAGCTCGTCTTCATCCACATTGCGCCGCGTCGCCGGGGAAATGGACGAATGCCGGGAACTCAGCGAAGCGATCGAGCGGACCATCGTTGAAGATCCTCCCGTGTCTATACGGGATGGAGGGATTATCAAGCAGGGCTGCGACGATCATCTGGACGAGGTTAGGGAGGCGAGCGTAAATGGCAAACGGTGGCTCGCGGAGCTTGAGGCCAAGGAACGCGAAGCGACGGGAATACGCTCTCTGAAGATCGGCTTCAATAAAGTGTTCGGCTATTATATCGAAGTCACCAAAGCCAATGTCAGCTCCCTGCCTGAAGGCAGATACGAACGCAAGCAGACGCTCACCAATGCGGAACGTTACGTGACGCCGGAACTGAAGGAAAAGGAAGCGCTCATCCTGGAAGCACAAGAGAAAATGGTGGACCTGGAGTATATTCTGTTCACCAAACTGCGCGACCGGATTGCCGCAGAGATTCCAAGATTGAAGCTGCTGGCAGAGAAGGTGGCGGAACTGGACGTGTATCAGTCTCTCGCGGCTGTAAGTGCCGAGCAGGGATATATAAAACCGGTGCTGACGGACGGCTACGATCTGATCGTAGAAGCGGGACGGCATCCCGTGGTGGAGGCGGTTATGAAAGATTCCGCCTTTATTGCCAATGAGACGCGACTGTCGCGGGAAGAAGCCGGGATTCTGCTCATTACCGGACCGAATATGGCGGGCAAAAGCACCTATATGCGCCAGGTTGCGCTCATTTCCATCATGGCGCAAATCGGCTGCTTTGTACCGGCAAGCAGAGCCGAAGTGCCGATGATCGACCGGATCTTCACGCGGATTGGCGCGGCGGATGATCTTATTGGCGGCCAAAGTACCTTTATGGTGGAGATGGCCGACATTCAAGTCATGACGGAAAAAGCGACGCCGCGCAGTTTGGTCATCATCGACGAGCTTGGGCGGGGAACCTCGACCGGCGAAGGCATGGCGATTGCTCAAGCCGTCATCGAATACGTGCATGACACAATCGGATGCAAGTCGCTTGTATCGACGCATTTTCACGAGCTTGCTCATCTGGAGGACAGTTTGAAAGGACTGCGAAATTACTCCATGGCGGTGCAGGAAAGCGGAGAAAACGTCCATTTTCTGCGTAAGCTGGTACCGGGTCCGGCCGGCAGCAGCTACGGCATTTATTGCGCGCAGTTGGCGGGACTGCCTTCCTCGATTATCGAACGCTCGTACAGCCTGCTGCAGGGATTGGAGCAAGGCGCTTCCCAAGCGGCTGCAGGCATCGAGACGGTTGAAAGAGCTCAAGTGTTGCTCAGCAGGACGGAAAAAGCAGCTGAACCGGTGAAAACGCCAAGCGAAGTTGTGCAGCTGTCCATATTTGACGAGGAAGAGGTTGCGCCTGCACCAAAAGCCGAGGCGGCCGCAAGCAAGCCGGATCCTGCGCTGCAGCACATCGTGGAGGCGATCAAAAGCGTTGACGTCATGAATATGACGCCGCTGCAGGCGATGCAGCTGCTGAATGAGTTGAAGATGAAAGCGAAGGATTTATAATTTGTAAGCCTTAAAACACAAGCATGAATTAAGAGGTGACGGTAATGGCAAAAATTCATATATTGGACGAGCATATTGCCAACCAGATCGCTGCCGGCGAAGTGGTGGAACGCCCTGCCTCCGTGGTGAAGGAACTTGTGGAAAATTCCATCGACGCCGGCGCGACGCGTATCGAAGTGCATGTGGCGGAAGGCGGCCTGGAAAGCATTAGAGTGACCGACAACGGTTCGGGAATCGAGCCGGATGATTGCGAGACGGCTTTTTACCGCCATGCAACCAGCAAAATCGAAAACAGCCGGGATTTGTTCCATATCACCAGCCTGGGCTTCCGCGGCGAGGCTCTGCCCAGTATTGCGGCGGTAGCAAAAGTGGATCTGACGACATCCTCGCGAGATGACGGCTTGGGCAGGCGCATCCGTATGGAAGGCGGAAAGCTGCTTGCGGTGGAGGAAACGCCGGCGCCGCGCGGGACGGACATTGTGGTCAGGGAGCTGTTTTTTAATACGCCGGCCAGGTTGAAATACATGAAAACCATTCAGACGGAGCTTGGGCATATCTCCGACTTTATGTACAGAATCGCTTTGTCCCACCCGGATATCGCGATCACGCTGCGTCATAACGAGAACCAGCTGATCAAAACGCTGGGAAACGGCGATCTGCTGCAGGTGATCGCGGCTGTGTACGGCAGACAGGCGGCCAAAGCCATGCTCCCGATCCGGGCGGAAAGTCTCGACTTTGAGCTCGGCGGTTACGTGAGCCTGCCAGAATGGACCCGCTCGAATCGTAATGGCGTATCGACCATCGTGAACGGAAGATATATCCGCAACTATGGATTAAACCAGGCGATCCAGCGTGCTTACCATACACTGCTTCCCATTAACAGGTATCCGCTCGCCGTTTTGGAAATCAAAATGCACCCGTCCCTTGTGGATGTGAACGTGCATCCGGCCAAGCTGGAGGTGCGCTTCAGCAAGGAGCAGGAGCTGTATCCGTTCGTGGAGGAAAGCATTCACAAAGTTCTCCGTCAGGAAGTGCTGATTCCCCAGGCTGTAAAGCAAAACATCGGCGGGAAAAACAGCGGCAGCTTCATTCAGGAACAGCTGCATTTTCCGCATCGAAGTGCAGCGGAGTTTGATGCGAATGCGGGAGAAGCGGCAGCTGCGGAGGAAGCGGTTCAAACCCCTGCCGGTTCGGATAATGTCTCGGCTGCATCTACAACCCCGCCGAGCGGGGATTCGTCCGGAGCAGTTCAGTCTTCGCGTCATAAGGAAAGCATTGGGAGCTTGTCGTCTTCAGGGATTCCCTTCCAATCGCAGCAGGCGCCTGCCCAAGGCATCGTCCGGGAAGAGCGTCCAGCCTACCGCGACAGCGGCGAGCCGCTCCGGTACAGCAGCCAAGGCTCAAATCCGGAGCTGGCCAGACGGCTGCTGGAGACTTCCGCAGACAGCTCTCCGGAGATTCCCCCTTTCCCCGAGTTAACACTGATCGGGCAGCATCATGGCACATACTTGATCGCGCAAAACGATCAAGGATTGTATTTGATCGACCAGCATGCGGCGCATGAACGGGTCAACTATGAATTTTACTATGAAAAATTCGGTCAGCCTGCGGATGCATCCCAGGAACTGCTGCTGCCCATTACGCTGGAGTTTACGCCGTCTGAAACCGAACAGCTCAAGGACAAGCTGCAATGGTTTGAGCAGGCCGGCGTATACCTTGAGCATTTCGGGGGGCAGACTTTCAGGGTTCGTTCACATCCGTATTGGTTCCCCAAAGGGGAAGAAAAAGAAATCATCGAGGAGATGGCCGAGTGGGTGTTGAGTGAACGCGTGATCGACTTGGCCAAGCTCAGGGAGAAATCCTCAATTCTCTGCTCATGCAAGGCTTCGATCAAAGCGAACCAAAAGCTGACGGAGCAGGAGGCGAATACGCTGCTTGACCGTTTGGGCGCTTGCCGGCAGCCGTATACCTGCCCGCATGGACGGCCGATCGTCATTTCCTTCTCGACCTACGATCTGGAGAAGCTGTTTAAGCGGGTCATGTAAATGAGCAGAAGCTTATATAGACATGCAAGGAAGAATATACGCGATTGGAGATTGACATGATTATTACGACAGGTGACAAGGCGGGGGAAGCGATTATCCGCCGGGCCGAGGAATTGGCTTCCCGCACGGGAAGCCGCTATGTGCCGAGGCGGCATACTCCGCTGTCCAAGATGTCCAAACTTCACGGGAACGCAGAGATCATCGTCGTTTTGGATGGCGGGGCCAGATTGGTAAGACCCGGCGAAAACCCGCTGGAATTCCACCCCAGCATGGGATTTATCCGCGCGAAGCGGATTCTCAAAGGCGAAAGCGACCCCATGCTTGATGCGGCATGCATGCAGGAGGGGGACACCGTGCTTGATTGTACGGCAGGTCTTGGTACGGACGCGCTTGTGTTCGCCGTGAAGGGAGGCAGGAATACCAAAGTCATGGCGGCGGAAAGCTCCGCGGCTTTGGCGGCCCTGTTGTCGGAAGGCTTGGCATACTACACATCCGCTGTTGAAGAGGTTAACGAAGCTTTGCGGCGGGTGGAGATTCTGAACCGGGATCATCTGGAAGTGCTTCGCTCCTTGCCGGATCGCAGCGTGGATATCGTCTACTTCGATCCGATGTTCCGCGAGCCTTTGATGGATTCTTCCGCAATCCGCCCGCTTCGGTGGTTTGCCAACAGCGAGGCGCTTTCAAAGGAAAGCATCCAAGAGGCTGTGCGGGTCGCGCGCAAGACGGTAGTTTTGAAGGAAAAGCGGGGCAGCCGTGAATTTGCCCGGCTAGGATTTTCGGAGCAGGAGCGGGCCCATTCTAAAATTTCATATGGAGTGATCACCGTTGACAGGAATGAACAAAGCCGAACATAAACCGAAGCTGATGGTCTTGGTTGGGCCGACAGCCGTTGGCAAGACGAAACTCAGCATTGAGCTTGCGAAAGAATGGAATTGCGAAATTATATCCGGGGATTCCATGCAGGTTTACCGCGGGATGGATATCGGGACAGCCAAAATCACCCAGGAGGAAATGGAGGGCATTCCCCATCATTTGATTGATATCCATGCCCCGGATGAACCGTATTCCGTTGCGGAGTTTCAAGAGCAATGCCGTCATCTGATTCAGGAAATCCATGGGCGGGGCAAGCTGCCATTGATCGTAGGCGGGACGGGTTTGTATGTGGAATCGGTTTGCTATAGTTACCAATTTGCCCAAGTTGGCGAGGATAAGGATTTTCGCGATGAACAGGCTGCTTTTGCCGAGCAAAATGGGGCGAGAGCGCTGCATGCCAAATTGCAGGCGGTTGATCCGGCGAGCGCGGATAAGCTGCATCCCAATGATCAAAGGCGAATTATTAGGGCTTTGGAGATCTATCATATGACGGGCATCCCTCTTTCGGCTCAATTAGAGGGGCAAAACCGGGTCTCTCCGTATCAATTGTGCCTCCTCGGTTTGACAATGGATAGGCAAATGCTATATAACCGTATTGAAGCCCGTATCGATGAGATGCTGAAGCAGGGTTTGGTGGAAGAAGTGTCTTCGCTGCTGAACAAGGGCTACGGACCTGACCTGGTTTCCATGCAGGGGCTGGGTTACAAACAAATCATATCCTATCTTCAGGGCCGCGAATCGCTTGAAGAGGCGGTTGCGATCCTTAAGAGAGACACCCGCCGGTTTGCCAAACGCCAGCTGTCCTGGTTCCGCCACATGAAGGAAATTTCATGGGTAGACGTCACGGAACCCGTAAATTTTTCTGCTAAATTGGCGGAAATTCGTGATATAATAGCAGGAAAGTTTCTCTCAAATCTTGAATATACTTCAAAACAATCTAAATGAAACGTTGGGGGTACGGGTAAATGAACAAATCCATT
Encoded proteins:
- a CDS encoding putative amidoligase domain-containing protein, whose product is MHSRDEAKRFGSWSISSRHLRLIRSGISSVLDGSGKRKPVGVYRSRYAVHVSGLRAIEAMKVEGEGRSLRYPIALNPETAGSPSLLRQLEKMAVRALYTLGLSSGEVVLVSGGGDRKYAVEQVTPSAWFEDVRIERMYSRAEREQKRRLEEESSHGYSLMLGMDPEFVLVNPSSGEVIPASLFLDREGEVGCDAVHGENGAAVAYPIAELRPRPSEDAHGLLIGLMRTLRMAAEMIDDRSLIWQAGGMPKAGLPLGGHLHFSGIELTAELLRTLDNYLALPIAILEAHGSQLRRPKYGYLGDFRRQPHGGFEYRTLPSFLVSPLLAKGIIYLSSLIVTNYRSLIRRPLDDEENVHRAYYQGQREVMREYCEQLISDIESLELYPETERYVEPLFRQIRQGGTWNEQRDIRPLWNIPFQSK
- the mutS gene encoding DNA mismatch repair protein MutS — its product is MAKYTPMIEQYLAVKEQAKDAFLFFRLGDFYEMFFDDAVKASRELEITLTGRDGGGDERIPMCGVPYHSAEGYIQRLIEKGYKVAICEQMEDPTVTKGMVRREIVRVVTPGTIMEGKSIAEKSNNYLVCVTESDRMMALAACDISTGELYVTSVPSSVEWLRDEIGIYEPSEVIGDSSMLELIQAEQIQWSRPILYTPWDKKDENLVRSQFGEAAWVRLDSERQRCVSVLISYLNETQRRSLGQLTEFSPYEPGHYMILDPFTRRNLELVETVRDRSKKGSLLWLLDRSQTSMGARLLRRWIDKPLLHRKAIEERLEAVDHLYNQFILREDLKALLNEIYDLERLVARIAFGNANGRDLNALKVSLQQIPALKELCVSSSSSTLRRVAGEMDECRELSEAIERTIVEDPPVSIRDGGIIKQGCDDHLDEVREASVNGKRWLAELEAKEREATGIRSLKIGFNKVFGYYIEVTKANVSSLPEGRYERKQTLTNAERYVTPELKEKEALILEAQEKMVDLEYILFTKLRDRIAAEIPRLKLLAEKVAELDVYQSLAAVSAEQGYIKPVLTDGYDLIVEAGRHPVVEAVMKDSAFIANETRLSREEAGILLITGPNMAGKSTYMRQVALISIMAQIGCFVPASRAEVPMIDRIFTRIGAADDLIGGQSTFMVEMADIQVMTEKATPRSLVIIDELGRGTSTGEGMAIAQAVIEYVHDTIGCKSLVSTHFHELAHLEDSLKGLRNYSMAVQESGENVHFLRKLVPGPAGSSYGIYCAQLAGLPSSIIERSYSLLQGLEQGASQAAAGIETVERAQVLLSRTEKAAEPVKTPSEVVQLSIFDEEEVAPAPKAEAAASKPDPALQHIVEAIKSVDVMNMTPLQAMQLLNELKMKAKDL
- the mutL gene encoding DNA mismatch repair endonuclease MutL, coding for MAKIHILDEHIANQIAAGEVVERPASVVKELVENSIDAGATRIEVHVAEGGLESIRVTDNGSGIEPDDCETAFYRHATSKIENSRDLFHITSLGFRGEALPSIAAVAKVDLTTSSRDDGLGRRIRMEGGKLLAVEETPAPRGTDIVVRELFFNTPARLKYMKTIQTELGHISDFMYRIALSHPDIAITLRHNENQLIKTLGNGDLLQVIAAVYGRQAAKAMLPIRAESLDFELGGYVSLPEWTRSNRNGVSTIVNGRYIRNYGLNQAIQRAYHTLLPINRYPLAVLEIKMHPSLVDVNVHPAKLEVRFSKEQELYPFVEESIHKVLRQEVLIPQAVKQNIGGKNSGSFIQEQLHFPHRSAAEFDANAGEAAAAEEAVQTPAGSDNVSAASTTPPSGDSSGAVQSSRHKESIGSLSSSGIPFQSQQAPAQGIVREERPAYRDSGEPLRYSSQGSNPELARRLLETSADSSPEIPPFPELTLIGQHHGTYLIAQNDQGLYLIDQHAAHERVNYEFYYEKFGQPADASQELLLPITLEFTPSETEQLKDKLQWFEQAGVYLEHFGGQTFRVRSHPYWFPKGEEKEIIEEMAEWVLSERVIDLAKLREKSSILCSCKASIKANQKLTEQEANTLLDRLGACRQPYTCPHGRPIVISFSTYDLEKLFKRVM
- a CDS encoding class I SAM-dependent methyltransferase, with the translated sequence MIITTGDKAGEAIIRRAEELASRTGSRYVPRRHTPLSKMSKLHGNAEIIVVLDGGARLVRPGENPLEFHPSMGFIRAKRILKGESDPMLDAACMQEGDTVLDCTAGLGTDALVFAVKGGRNTKVMAAESSAALAALLSEGLAYYTSAVEEVNEALRRVEILNRDHLEVLRSLPDRSVDIVYFDPMFREPLMDSSAIRPLRWFANSEALSKESIQEAVRVARKTVVLKEKRGSREFARLGFSEQERAHSKISYGVITVDRNEQSRT
- the miaA gene encoding tRNA (adenosine(37)-N6)-dimethylallyltransferase MiaA, translated to MNKAEHKPKLMVLVGPTAVGKTKLSIELAKEWNCEIISGDSMQVYRGMDIGTAKITQEEMEGIPHHLIDIHAPDEPYSVAEFQEQCRHLIQEIHGRGKLPLIVGGTGLYVESVCYSYQFAQVGEDKDFRDEQAAFAEQNGARALHAKLQAVDPASADKLHPNDQRRIIRALEIYHMTGIPLSAQLEGQNRVSPYQLCLLGLTMDRQMLYNRIEARIDEMLKQGLVEEVSSLLNKGYGPDLVSMQGLGYKQIISYLQGRESLEEAVAILKRDTRRFAKRQLSWFRHMKEISWVDVTEPVNFSAKLAEIRDIIAGKFLSNLEYTSKQSK